From Phragmites australis chromosome 5, lpPhrAust1.1, whole genome shotgun sequence, a single genomic window includes:
- the LOC133919656 gene encoding galactan beta-1,4-galactosyltransferase GALS1-like encodes MKFNTRKDVGGGGGGGGASFAVPCVDIKSFVASLAFLTLFVAFWQLQPYGSLLTAARSTASPCSLLVTNEAAVAATDLHSSNATTDTATNTNQPAVASANTAAAASAVTVRQARVGRPARAEDQNKRVLRPYGSAAALFVQMGAYRGGPRTFAIVGLASKPTHVFSTPYFKCEWLPNPTAADPSPRPVRTKAYKMLPDWGYGRVYTVVVVNCTFPSNPNAGNAGGKLLVHAYYSTNSRRYERFVALEEAPGSYDESRFSPPFQYDYLYCGSSLYGNLSASRMREWVAYHARLFGPRSHFVLHHAGGVSPEVRAVLDPWVMAGRVTVQDIRAQAEYDGYYYNQFLVVNDCLHRYRHAANWTFFFDVDEYIYLPNGQTLEEVLGKLSGYTQLTIEQNPMSSKLCVQDPSRNYSREWGFEKLVFRNSITKVRRDRKYAIQARNAYSAGVHMSQNVYGRTTHKTESLIRYYHYHNSINVMGEPCREFVPMPVNGSKIMFQGIPYVYDDNMRRLAGEIKRFEKETIGSAQT; translated from the exons ATGAAGTTTAACACTAGAAAAGAtgtgggaggcggcggcggtggaggaggcgcgTCGTTTGCCGTCCCGTGCGTGGACATCAAGTCGTTCGTGGCCTCGCTCGCCTTCCTCACGCTGTTCGTGGCGTTCTGGCAGCTCCAGCCCTACGGCTCCTTGCTCACCGCGGCCCGCTCCACCGCTTCCCCTTGTTCTCTCCTCGTCACAAATgaagccgccgtcgccgccaccgACCTTCACTCTTCTAATGCCACCACGGATACAGCCACAAACACGAATCAGCCGGCAGTGGCTTCTGCTAataccgccgccgccgctagtGCTGTCACGGTGCGGCAAGCGAGGGTGGGGAGGCCGGCGCGGGCGGAGGACCAGAACAAGCGGGTACTCCGGCCGTACGGCAGCGCGGCGGCGCTGTTCGTGCAGATGGGGGCGTACCGGGGCGGGCCGCGGACGTTCGCCATCGTGGGGCTGGCGTCCAAGCCCACCCACGTGTTCAGCACCCCCTACTTCAAGTGCGAGTGGCTGCCCAACCCCACCGCCGCCGACCCCTCGCCGCGCCCCGTCCGAACCAAGGCGTACAAGATGCTCCCCGACTGGGGCTACGGCCGCGTCTacaccgtcgtcgtcgtcaactGCACGTTCCCCTCTAACCCCAACGCCGGTAACGCCGGTGGCAAGCTGCTCGTCCACGCCTACTACTCCACCAACTCCCGCCGGTACGAGCGCTTCGTCGCGCTCGAGGAGGCGCCGGGTTCCTACGACGAGTCCCGCTTCAGCCCGCCGTTCCAATATGACTACCTCTACTGCGGCTCGTCGCTCTACGGCAACCTCAGCGCCAGCCGGATGCGCGAGTGGGTGGCATACCACGCGCGCTTGTTCGGGCCCAGGTCGCACTTCGTGCTCCACCACGCCGGCGGCGTCAGCCCGGAGGTGAGGGCAGTGCTGGATCCGTGGGTCATGGCCGGCCGCGTCACCGTCCAGGACATCCGAGCGCAGGCGGAGTACGACGGCTACTACTACAACCAGTTCCTGGTGGTGAACGATTGCCTGCACCGGTACCGCCACGCCGCCAATTGGACTTTCTTCTTCGACGTCGACGAGTACATCTACCTGCCCAATGGGCAGACGCTTGAGGAGGTGCTCGGCAAGTTGTCCGGGTACACGCAGCTCACCATCGAGCAGAACCCAATGTCCAGCAAGCTCTGCGTGCAGGATCCGAGCAGGAATTACTCAAG AGAATGGGGATTTGAGAAACTTGTCTTCCGAAACTCGATCACCAAAGTCAGGCGGGATCGCAAATACGCCATCCAGGCCCGAAATGCCTACTCAGCTGGCGTTCACATGTCGCAGAACGTCTACGGGAGGACAACCCACAAGACAGAGAGCCTGATCAGATACTACCACTATCACAATTCCATCAATGTCATGGGAGAGCCTTGCCGCGAATTCGTCCCAATGCCCGTCAACGGCAGCAAGATCATGTTCCAGGGAATTCCCTATGTATACGACGACAACATGAGGCGACTGGCAGGCGAGATCAAGCGGTTTGAGAAGGAAACCATTGGATCGGCTCAGACATAG